Proteins encoded within one genomic window of Spirochaetota bacterium:
- the rimO gene encoding 30S ribosomal protein S12 methylthiotransferase RimO, translating into MFSAEDISYYIVSLGCPKNEVDSERLNADMHSAGFVEAHEIDEADIIFINTCGFIEAAKKESVDTILDALDYTSQQTKTFKKRLVVLGCLTQRYKQEIIQEIPEIDLVWGLYDSSLIKEIARLFNIALIKGTIAHKRKPLIDNLPYAYIKIAEGCSNFCSYCAIPLIRGRFSAFLPSKIVTDAREALKRGVKELIIVAQDTAVYHYDDKKIWDILDMISNLEGDFWIRLMYCHPDHIDDRLIEALATLPKVVHYIDIPFQHASKKVLQSMSRKGDADSYLQLVERLRKAIPDIAIRSTFMVGFPDEDENDFKLLMNFITKARLDRVGVFMYSPEEGTQAFAKGDTVKMATKKKRYNMLMKLQQEISQQRLKETIGATVQVLVEEKVDDYNYIGRTQYDAPEIDGIFFLTAHNVRVNDIVTAKITDTLEYDRIGEMI; encoded by the coding sequence TCCGAGCGCCTTAATGCTGATATGCACAGCGCTGGTTTTGTTGAGGCACATGAGATTGATGAAGCAGATATAATATTTATCAATACCTGTGGATTTATTGAAGCGGCAAAGAAAGAATCTGTTGATACTATACTGGATGCATTAGATTATACATCACAGCAAACAAAGACCTTTAAAAAAAGATTGGTTGTATTAGGCTGTCTCACCCAGCGGTATAAACAGGAAATCATTCAAGAAATACCTGAAATTGATTTGGTATGGGGTTTGTACGATAGTTCTTTAATAAAAGAAATTGCTCGCTTATTCAATATTGCACTGATCAAAGGAACTATCGCCCATAAAAGAAAACCACTTATTGATAATCTTCCCTATGCGTACATAAAAATTGCTGAAGGGTGTTCCAATTTTTGCAGCTACTGCGCTATTCCCCTGATACGGGGCAGGTTTAGTGCTTTCTTGCCATCTAAAATTGTGACGGATGCACGTGAAGCGCTCAAACGTGGTGTTAAAGAACTCATTATAGTGGCGCAGGATACTGCAGTATATCACTATGATGATAAAAAAATCTGGGATATACTGGACATGATAAGTAACCTGGAAGGTGATTTCTGGATCAGGCTTATGTATTGCCATCCTGACCATATTGATGACAGGCTTATTGAAGCCCTTGCAACGCTGCCAAAAGTTGTTCATTACATTGATATTCCTTTTCAACATGCAAGTAAAAAAGTTTTACAATCAATGAGCAGAAAAGGTGATGCAGATAGTTATTTGCAACTTGTGGAGAGATTGAGAAAAGCCATCCCTGATATAGCTATACGCTCAACATTTATGGTGGGATTCCCTGATGAAGATGAAAATGATTTCAAACTATTAATGAACTTTATTACAAAAGCCAGATTAGATAGAGTAGGTGTTTTTATGTATTCACCTGAGGAAGGAACGCAGGCGTTTGCAAAAGGAGACACGGTGAAAATGGCAACAAAGAAAAAGCGTTACAATATGCTGATGAAGTTACAGCAGGAAATTTCACAGCAAAGGTTGAAGGAAACTATAGGTGCTACAGTGCAGGTGCTTGTGGAAGAGAAAGTGGATGACTATAATTACATTGGAAGAACTCAGTACGATGCACCTGAAATAGATGGCATTTTTTTCTTGACCGCGCACAATGTACGTGTCAATGATATCGTCACAGCAAAGATTACAGACACATTGGAATATGACCGTATTGGAGAAATGATTTGA